One genomic region from Methanomassiliicoccaceae archaeon encodes:
- a CDS encoding 50S ribosomal protein L10, whose protein sequence is MAHVAAWKKDLVNKLVEGLLEYPVVAVVDVHGIAGQQIQSMRAQLRGQAYLRMTKNKLIVLAIEEAAKQKPGLEGLKDAVHGQCALIATDKDPFKLFKQLDATMTPAPAKAGQDAPIDIVVPKGPTPFGPGPIIGELQKIGLPASIEAGKIVIKKETTLVKKGEPISAPVATMLPKLGILPMIVGMDLRAAYEDGIIYHRDVLAIPDGYYNGMFAAAIYNARALAIDIAYVTDQTIGALVAKAYREAMALSVEAAIPTKDSIGALMARADRQMLAIASAAGYQDERITARLNAAAAAVPTATAEPINTDEKGDENSEEISEQEADENAASGMFSLFG, encoded by the coding sequence ATGGCACACGTCGCAGCATGGAAGAAGGATCTGGTGAACAAGCTCGTGGAGGGGCTGCTCGAGTACCCGGTCGTCGCGGTTGTCGACGTACATGGTATCGCAGGGCAGCAGATCCAGAGCATGAGGGCCCAGCTCAGGGGTCAAGCGTACCTCAGGATGACCAAGAACAAGCTTATTGTACTGGCCATCGAAGAGGCTGCGAAGCAGAAACCCGGGCTGGAAGGGCTCAAGGACGCGGTCCACGGTCAGTGCGCTTTGATAGCCACGGACAAGGACCCGTTCAAGTTGTTCAAACAGCTTGACGCGACCATGACTCCCGCACCCGCGAAAGCGGGACAGGATGCGCCGATCGACATAGTGGTCCCCAAGGGGCCCACTCCGTTCGGCCCCGGTCCGATCATCGGAGAACTTCAGAAGATAGGCCTTCCCGCATCCATCGAAGCGGGAAAAATAGTGATCAAGAAGGAAACGACCCTTGTTAAGAAAGGAGAGCCGATCTCCGCACCGGTCGCAACCATGCTACCCAAGCTGGGAATACTTCCGATGATCGTAGGAATGGACCTCAGGGCCGCCTACGAGGACGGGATCATATACCACAGGGACGTACTGGCTATTCCTGACGGATACTATAACGGAATGTTCGCCGCGGCAATCTACAACGCACGCGCACTTGCAATCGACATCGCCTACGTCACAGACCAGACGATCGGAGCGCTTGTCGCGAAGGCGTACAGGGAGGCGATGGCCCTCTCGGTAGAAGCCGCAATCCCAACCAAAGACAGCATCGGAGCGCTCATGGCCAGGGCAGACAGGCAAATGCTTGCCATTGCCTCGGCAGCAGGATACCAGGACGAACGCATCACCGCAAGGTTGAACGCGGCGGCCGCAGCGGTACCGACTGCAACAGCAGAGCCCATTAATACCGATGAGAAAGGGGACGAGAACAGCGAAGAGATCAGCGAACAGGAAGCCGATGAAAACGCGGCCTCCGGAATGTTCAGCTTGTTCGGCTAA
- the rpl12p gene encoding 50S ribosomal protein P1 has translation MEYIYSAMVLYSAGKDITEDAVSGILSAAGVEPNAAKIKALIASLDGVDIKEAIANASVAAAAPAAAAAPAAASNEPAKEKEEEEEEAVSEEEAAAGLSALFG, from the coding sequence ATGGAGTATATCTACAGCGCAATGGTGCTCTACTCTGCAGGCAAAGACATTACCGAGGACGCGGTCTCCGGTATTCTCAGCGCCGCGGGTGTCGAGCCTAATGCAGCCAAGATCAAGGCTCTGATCGCTTCTCTCGATGGGGTCGATATAAAGGAGGCAATCGCAAACGCCTCCGTAGCAGCCGCCGCACCCGCGGCAGCCGCCGCCCCCGCCGCCGCTTCCAACGAACCTGCAAAGGAGAAGGAAGAAGAGGAAGAGGAAGCAGTCAGCGAAGAAGAGGCTGCAGCCGGTCTCAGCGCCCTTTTCGGATGA
- a CDS encoding ribbon-helix-helix domain-containing protein: protein MGSEVPMESTERVTVRLSSDTLAVLRTLVDSGEYQNLSDILREAIEDFISIKFTPDNISKMMVEIPKKRATELENLVKEGDAISMDDAVRNAVTEYIRSKMRPEDRG, encoded by the coding sequence ATGGGGTCTGAAGTTCCGATGGAATCTACCGAAAGAGTTACCGTAAGGCTCAGTTCGGACACCTTGGCCGTTTTGAGGACACTGGTCGACAGCGGCGAGTATCAGAATCTTTCAGATATACTGCGCGAAGCCATCGAAGATTTCATATCGATCAAGTTCACGCCCGACAACATCTCGAAGATGATGGTCGAGATACCGAAGAAAAGGGCAACGGAGCTGGAGAACCTGGTGAAGGAAGGCGACGCGATATCTATGGACGATGCTGTGCGTAACGCTGTCACCGAATACATCCGGTCTAAGATGCGCCCGGAGGACAGGGGTTGA
- a CDS encoding RNA methyltransferase — MPDVRIVLVGPKFEGNVGAIARLMANFDFDDLCLVNPCEIGDEAYRRAKHGSHILAKARIFRNLEDAVDGCFLVAGTSGTITKGPTNYGRIPISPEKFAESVREYGEKIALVLGREDIGLYQEELDHCDVFVNIPSSETYPTLNLSHAGGILMYELFGKTHITPSPEPADIREKELMFGFFDDLLDAVEYPEVRRERTSLMFRKMMGRSIPTKYEYNTIMGVFGDAVKGLRAGRERE; from the coding sequence ATGCCTGACGTACGCATCGTGCTTGTTGGACCGAAATTCGAGGGTAACGTAGGTGCAATAGCCAGATTGATGGCGAACTTCGATTTCGACGACCTCTGCCTTGTGAACCCCTGCGAGATCGGCGACGAAGCCTACAGGCGGGCGAAGCACGGATCCCATATCCTCGCCAAAGCCAGGATCTTCCGTAACCTCGAAGACGCGGTCGACGGATGTTTTTTGGTAGCTGGCACAAGCGGAACGATAACCAAGGGCCCGACGAACTATGGCCGCATTCCCATTTCGCCGGAAAAATTCGCTGAAAGCGTAAGGGAATACGGTGAAAAGATCGCTTTGGTGCTCGGGAGAGAGGACATAGGACTATACCAGGAAGAGCTGGACCACTGCGACGTCTTCGTCAACATCCCATCCAGCGAAACATATCCGACCCTCAACCTTTCACATGCCGGGGGGATCTTGATGTACGAGCTTTTCGGAAAGACCCATATCACTCCCAGCCCCGAGCCCGCCGACATCCGCGAGAAAGAGCTGATGTTCGGATTCTTCGACGACCTGTTGGACGCGGTGGAATATCCCGAGGTCAGAAGGGAACGCACATCGCTGATGTTCAGGAAGATGATGGGGCGCTCCATCCCCACAAAATACGAATACAACACGATAATGGGTGTTTTCGGAGATGCCGTCAAAGGTCTCAGGGCCGGTAGGGAACGGGAATAA
- a CDS encoding phosphopantothenate/pantothenate synthetase: MTVPKDHPRYRSLVTREKLADMVGRGIVSPTGLISHGRGEAFDYLMGERSIVPALWSEKAAAAFLLNASRPVVCVNGNAAALGAKELIEVAEEVNARIEVNIFHRTEERMNLIIDHMESEGATGVLGRGPDARIPGLTSDRALCTKEGIFDSDVILVPIEDGDRAEALVAMGKTVISIDLNPLSRTSRMATVSISDEMNRALANIKGFARELKGQKTQITEIIKDYDNRAVRRDTVMSICKALMAEFEEDEENGRT; encoded by the coding sequence ATGACGGTTCCGAAAGACCATCCCAGATACAGGTCGCTGGTGACCCGCGAGAAACTGGCGGACATGGTCGGGCGCGGCATCGTGAGCCCCACCGGCCTGATATCGCATGGAAGGGGCGAGGCCTTCGATTATCTGATGGGCGAAAGATCGATCGTGCCAGCGCTCTGGTCCGAGAAGGCGGCGGCGGCTTTTCTGCTGAATGCTTCGAGGCCCGTGGTATGCGTGAACGGTAACGCGGCCGCCCTAGGGGCGAAGGAGCTCATCGAGGTTGCCGAGGAAGTGAACGCCAGGATAGAGGTGAACATATTCCACCGGACCGAGGAGAGGATGAACCTCATCATAGATCATATGGAATCAGAAGGCGCCACGGGAGTATTGGGGCGCGGACCGGACGCCAGGATACCCGGCCTCACTTCCGACCGTGCGCTTTGCACAAAAGAAGGAATATTCGACAGCGACGTCATACTGGTTCCCATAGAGGACGGCGACCGGGCGGAAGCGCTGGTGGCCATGGGCAAGACCGTCATATCTATAGATTTGAACCCGCTGTCTCGGACGTCGAGGATGGCTACGGTCTCCATCTCGGACGAGATGAACAGGGCCCTGGCAAACATCAAAGGGTTCGCGAGAGAACTGAAGGGTCAAAAGACCCAGATAACAGAAATAATAAAAGATTACGATAACCGCGCAGTACGTAGGGACACGGTAATGTCAATATGTAAGGCGCTGATGGCAGAATTCGAGGAGGATGAAGAAAATGGACGAACTTAA
- a CDS encoding adenosylhomocysteinase: MKKMDELKQGVLKLHWAEGHMPVMKALRKRFVDEQPLKGLKIGMALHTEAKTGILAISLAEAGADIRLASCNPLSTDDSVALALKEEYGLNVYARKGETNSEYCTNLNSVLNMAPDYIIDDGADLIAMLHTNRRDVLKNVKGANEETTTGVLRTRSMEKEGKLEFPVMAVNDAKMKFLFDNRYGTGQSAFEGWMVATNLIVAGKNLVVAGYGWCGKGVAMRAKGLGAIVTVTEVDPIKAIEAKMDGFEVKRMVDAVKTADIIMTVTGCNDILTEKDFKLMKDGCVMGNVGHFDNEVSREDLERMSVSREKVRDHIVEYVMADGRRLYLISEGRLMNLAAGQGHPAEIMDMSFAVQALSIEYLVKNHEMMDNRVYTVPYKIDKTIAEIKLKAMGIKIDKLTDDQISYLGGWEAGTQ; this comes from the coding sequence ATGAAGAAAATGGACGAACTTAAACAAGGTGTACTGAAACTCCACTGGGCAGAGGGCCACATGCCGGTCATGAAGGCGCTGAGGAAGCGCTTCGTAGACGAACAGCCACTGAAAGGCCTGAAGATCGGGATGGCCCTCCACACCGAAGCGAAGACAGGAATACTGGCAATATCGCTGGCAGAGGCAGGGGCGGACATCAGGCTGGCCAGCTGCAACCCCCTCTCCACCGACGACTCGGTGGCGCTGGCTCTGAAAGAGGAGTACGGCCTTAACGTATACGCGAGGAAAGGAGAGACGAATTCCGAATACTGCACGAACCTCAACAGCGTTCTGAACATGGCGCCCGATTACATCATCGATGACGGCGCGGACCTGATAGCCATGCTGCACACCAACCGCAGGGACGTCCTCAAGAACGTCAAGGGAGCCAACGAGGAGACGACCACGGGCGTGCTCCGCACGAGGTCCATGGAGAAGGAAGGCAAGCTCGAGTTCCCAGTGATGGCGGTCAACGACGCCAAGATGAAGTTCCTGTTCGACAACCGTTACGGCACGGGGCAGTCGGCCTTCGAGGGATGGATGGTCGCCACCAACCTTATAGTGGCAGGCAAGAACCTCGTGGTAGCAGGTTACGGCTGGTGCGGCAAAGGCGTCGCAATGAGGGCCAAAGGGCTCGGGGCGATCGTAACGGTCACCGAGGTCGACCCCATAAAGGCGATCGAAGCAAAGATGGACGGATTCGAGGTCAAGAGGATGGTCGATGCCGTAAAGACCGCGGATATAATCATGACGGTCACCGGATGCAACGACATACTGACCGAGAAAGACTTCAAGTTGATGAAAGACGGCTGCGTAATGGGCAACGTGGGGCACTTCGACAACGAGGTCAGCAGGGAGGACCTGGAGAGGATGTCGGTTTCCCGGGAGAAGGTCAGGGACCATATCGTAGAGTACGTTATGGCCGACGGACGCCGTCTTTATCTGATATCCGAGGGCCGCCTGATGAACCTGGCGGCCGGCCAGGGACACCCCGCGGAGATAATGGACATGAGTTTCGCAGTCCAGGCGCTCAGCATCGAATACCTTGTGAAAAACCACGAGATGATGGACAACCGCGTATACACAGTGCCTTACAAGATAGACAAGACCATAGCGGAGATCAAACTGAAGGCGATGGGAATAAAGATAGACAAACTGACCGACGACCAGATATCATATCTCGGCGGATGGGAGGCAGGCACCCAATGA
- a CDS encoding PfkB family carbohydrate kinase: protein MKPFLTVYGHVTVDSIMTVEDFPKLNTTADITSKKTFLGGTGTNIAVTASKLGVPTALCTLVGKDLPAEYRKFIEDSGVIMDEFITVDGWETSTAVVVNNSNLDQNVLFFQGPQGYASQIGIRMTKMASHSKYVHFCTGEPKYYISIMKAIHNPGMKIAIDPAQEVHRLWNSVNLPEAINYADYLFCNRYEADSVIKHLGIPSIGDTGKELTVCTKGREGSTAYYEGKEFSVPLVKGGKEADATGAGDSYRAGFYAGLYRGMSIRESLIMGSSVASFTVEKKGAMSNIPTWEQAMERAKDYLPKV, encoded by the coding sequence ATGAAACCGTTCCTCACCGTCTACGGCCACGTCACGGTGGACAGCATCATGACGGTGGAGGACTTTCCAAAGCTGAACACCACCGCCGACATAACGTCCAAGAAAACGTTCCTCGGCGGCACGGGTACGAACATAGCCGTTACGGCATCGAAGCTCGGAGTCCCCACCGCACTGTGTACGCTCGTGGGGAAGGACCTGCCGGCAGAGTACCGCAAGTTCATCGAGGATTCGGGAGTGATAATGGACGAGTTCATCACGGTCGACGGATGGGAGACGTCCACGGCGGTGGTGGTAAACAACTCCAACCTCGACCAGAACGTCCTGTTCTTCCAGGGCCCCCAGGGCTACGCCTCCCAGATAGGCATCAGGATGACGAAGATGGCGTCCCATTCGAAATATGTGCATTTCTGCACCGGGGAGCCGAAATATTATATTTCGATAATGAAGGCGATCCACAACCCGGGGATGAAGATCGCCATCGATCCGGCCCAGGAGGTCCACCGCCTCTGGAATTCGGTCAACCTTCCGGAGGCCATCAACTATGCGGACTATTTGTTCTGCAACAGGTACGAGGCGGACTCCGTGATAAAGCATCTCGGCATCCCCTCGATAGGCGATACGGGAAAAGAGCTGACCGTATGCACGAAGGGAAGGGAGGGCAGCACCGCTTACTACGAGGGCAAGGAATTCAGCGTGCCTCTGGTCAAGGGCGGCAAGGAGGCGGACGCCACCGGCGCGGGAGATTCATACAGAGCGGGATTCTACGCCGGGCTGTACCGCGGGATGAGCATCAGGGAGTCCCTGATAATGGGCTCGTCGGTAGCTTCGTTCACCGTCGAGAAGAAAGGCGCCATGTCCAACATCCCGACCTGGGAGCAGGCGATGGAGAGAGCAAAGGACTATCTTCCGAAGGTCTGA